The following are from one region of the Paenibacillus bovis genome:
- a CDS encoding 3D domain-containing protein: MGMAPFEETHGSRSSSMSYALSWKQKNLRFASLTALAVIAVIVMLLAVLYNQAGKNIYVVIDGKAQEMETRKLMLSDMLTEHQIQLAPQDKVSMPLNGAIQDGDKVYINHAVAVNITADGDTKKVYTTAKTVGNTLEQAGIDLKEKDKLNPPVEASVKQDMDIKVVRTTSFVTKQTVKLPYDVVKKTSSTMLEGKTKLVQSGQTGKVVQYIEKVYEDGEFVSKRMIDKKTTTEVQDKIVMVGTKKEQPKLLAASTSDSSSKSDKGFSYAKVLNNVTLTAYSSGEPGLGTTTASGTRVTEGRTIAVDTSVIPMGWWVYIEGIGYRRAEDTGSAINGNKIDVYIDSLSQARSFGRKTGYTVYVIGPVKP, translated from the coding sequence GTGGGAATGGCTCCTTTCGAAGAAACCCATGGTTCACGCTCATCCAGCATGTCTTACGCGCTGAGTTGGAAGCAGAAAAATCTACGCTTTGCCTCGTTAACTGCACTGGCGGTCATTGCGGTCATCGTTATGCTGCTCGCTGTTCTGTATAATCAGGCAGGCAAAAATATTTATGTTGTCATTGATGGTAAAGCCCAGGAGATGGAAACGCGCAAGCTGATGCTTTCCGACATGCTGACAGAACACCAGATTCAACTGGCACCACAGGATAAAGTATCCATGCCTTTGAATGGCGCAATCCAGGATGGGGATAAGGTCTATATCAACCATGCGGTAGCGGTAAATATTACGGCTGATGGAGATACCAAAAAGGTATATACCACTGCCAAGACAGTAGGCAATACACTGGAGCAGGCTGGAATCGATTTGAAGGAAAAAGACAAATTGAATCCACCAGTCGAAGCTTCGGTCAAGCAGGATATGGATATCAAAGTAGTCAGAACAACTTCATTCGTTACGAAGCAGACAGTCAAGCTTCCGTACGATGTAGTGAAGAAAACCAGCAGTACCATGCTGGAAGGCAAAACCAAGCTGGTTCAATCCGGACAAACCGGTAAAGTGGTCCAGTACATCGAGAAAGTATACGAAGATGGAGAATTCGTCTCCAAGCGTATGATCGACAAAAAAACAACCACCGAAGTTCAGGACAAGATTGTAATGGTGGGTACCAAGAAAGAACAGCCTAAATTGCTTGCAGCAAGTACATCCGACAGCTCTTCCAAATCGGATAAAGGCTTCTCCTATGCGAAAGTCCTCAACAATGTAACTCTTACTGCCTATTCTTCCGGCGAACCGGGTCTGGGTACGACTACCGCTTCCGGTACAAGAGTAACCGAAGGACGTACGATTGCTGTAGATACCAGTGTGATCCCGATGGGTTGGTGGGTATACATTGAAGGTATCGGTTACCGCCGTGCAGAAGATACCGGCAGTGCCATTAACGGCAATAAAATCGATGTGTATATAGACAGCCTGAGTCAGGCCAGATCGTTCGGACGCAAGACAGGTTATACCGTGTATGTGATTGGACCGGTAAAACCTTAG
- the rnmV gene encoding ribonuclease M5, whose translation MIKEVIVVEGRDDTVAIKRAVEADTIETGGSAIGPAVIQRVKLAQERRGVIILTDPDHAGERIRKIVAQQVPGCKHAFIPENEATRKGDIGVENASPDSIRAALARVHTEMPSAETLIDWDDLLMTGLVMHKDASERRMKMGNLLGIGYCNGKQFHKRLRIFGITREEFAAALSQLESEEQ comes from the coding sequence GTGATTAAAGAAGTGATTGTGGTAGAAGGCAGAGACGATACCGTAGCGATCAAGCGTGCAGTGGAGGCAGATACGATCGAGACAGGCGGATCAGCGATAGGACCGGCAGTGATCCAACGTGTAAAGCTGGCACAGGAGCGCAGAGGAGTCATTATTCTGACCGATCCCGATCATGCCGGAGAGCGTATACGCAAAATTGTGGCTCAGCAGGTGCCTGGCTGCAAGCATGCCTTTATCCCGGAAAACGAAGCTACACGCAAAGGGGATATTGGCGTCGAGAACGCTTCGCCCGATTCGATCCGTGCCGCACTGGCACGAGTGCATACGGAAATGCCATCCGCAGAAACCCTGATTGACTGGGATGATCTGTTAATGACAGGACTCGTCATGCACAAGGATGCGTCCGAACGACGGATGAAAATGGGCAACCTGCTCGGAATCGGCTACTGTAACGGCAAACAATTTCATAAGCGTCTGCGTATATTCGGCATCACCCGTGAAGAATTTGCCGCAGCACTTTCACAACTGGAATCGGAGGAACAATAA
- the rsmA gene encoding 16S rRNA (adenine(1518)-N(6)/adenine(1519)-N(6))-dimethyltransferase RsmA, giving the protein MSDQHDIATPRRTKEIISKHGFSFKKSLGQNFLIDANILNKIVEAADLTSERGALEIGPGIGALTERLAQQAKAVTAVEIDQRLIPILKDSLQEYSNVNVRHGDILKVDLHELFREDFGNVDKVSVVANLPYYVTTPILMKLLEERLPLDNIVVMIQKEVAQRMAAKPGGKEYGSLSIAVQYYCEPELVCIVPKTVFIPQPNVESAVIRLKLREQPAVQVEDEQHFFDIVQSSFVQRRKTIANNLKTRYFAGGDREQLEQLLNRAGIDPARRGETLSLEEYAVLSRVFLEAGIR; this is encoded by the coding sequence ATGAGTGATCAACACGATATCGCCACACCCAGACGAACCAAGGAAATTATCAGCAAGCATGGATTTTCATTCAAAAAAAGCCTGGGACAAAACTTTCTGATCGATGCGAATATTCTGAATAAAATTGTAGAAGCAGCCGATCTTACATCGGAACGCGGTGCTCTGGAGATTGGTCCAGGGATCGGAGCGCTCACAGAGCGTCTTGCCCAGCAGGCCAAAGCAGTGACAGCCGTCGAGATCGATCAGCGCCTGATCCCGATTCTGAAAGATTCGCTGCAGGAGTATTCCAATGTGAATGTCCGTCACGGTGATATCCTCAAGGTGGATCTGCATGAGCTGTTCCGTGAAGACTTTGGCAATGTTGACAAAGTCAGCGTTGTAGCCAATCTGCCTTATTATGTGACGACTCCTATCCTGATGAAGCTGCTGGAAGAGCGCCTGCCGCTCGATAACATCGTTGTCATGATCCAGAAGGAAGTCGCCCAGCGAATGGCTGCAAAGCCGGGAGGCAAGGAATACGGAAGTCTGAGCATTGCTGTCCAGTATTACTGTGAACCGGAGCTGGTCTGCATTGTGCCGAAGACGGTATTTATTCCCCAGCCTAATGTAGAGTCAGCGGTAATCCGTCTCAAGCTGCGTGAACAGCCTGCGGTACAGGTGGAGGATGAGCAGCATTTCTTTGATATTGTGCAGTCTTCCTTTGTGCAGCGCCGCAAAACGATCGCCAACAACCTGAAAACACGCTACTTTGCCGGTGGAGACCGGGAGCAGCTGGAACAGCTGTTGAACCGTGCAGGTATCGATCCTGCCCGGCGCGGCGAGACACTCAGTCTGGAAGAATATGCGGTACTTAGCAGGGTATTTTTGGAAGCCGGCATCCGCTAA
- the veg gene encoding biofilm formation stimulator Veg translates to MANNALTEIKRNLDAHVGHKITLRANGGRKKTIERTGVLEETYPSVFTVKLDDDHQTFERVSYSYADVLTDSVEITVCDEDSQTQIEYAGN, encoded by the coding sequence ATGGCTAACAATGCGCTTACGGAAATTAAACGCAATCTTGATGCTCATGTTGGGCACAAAATTACTTTGCGTGCAAATGGTGGTCGCAAGAAGACCATTGAACGGACTGGCGTTTTAGAAGAAACCTACCCTTCTGTTTTTACAGTAAAGCTTGATGATGATCATCAAACTTTTGAACGAGTGTCTTACAGCTACGCTGACGTGTTAACCGACTCTGTCGAGATCACCGTCTGCGATGAAGATTCCCAGACGCAGATCGAATACGCAGGGAATTGA
- the ispE gene encoding 4-(cytidine 5'-diphospho)-2-C-methyl-D-erythritol kinase: MKLYEKAPAKINLMLDVLHKRPDGYHEVEMIMTMVDLADRLTISELAGDTIKISSQAGYIPLDEKNLAYQAAKKVKEKYHIRHGVHIHIDKKIPVAAGLAGGSSDAAAALRGLDRLWNLHIPHEDMMELGASIGSDVPFCITGGTALATGRGEILTPLQSPPDCWVILAKPPINVSTANVYGRLQADRIAHHPSAANMRAALEQHSFERICSELGNVLEDVTLSHYPEVRQLKQAMIQLGADGVLMSGSGPTVFGLVSKESKVARIYNGLRGFCHEVYAVRMLT, encoded by the coding sequence ATGAAGTTATATGAAAAAGCGCCCGCTAAAATTAATCTGATGCTGGATGTATTACATAAGCGGCCGGATGGCTACCATGAAGTCGAGATGATTATGACGATGGTAGATCTGGCGGACCGGCTTACGATCTCGGAACTGGCAGGAGATACAATCAAAATATCCAGCCAGGCCGGATATATTCCGCTGGACGAGAAAAATCTCGCTTATCAGGCAGCCAAGAAAGTAAAAGAAAAGTACCATATTCGTCACGGTGTACACATTCATATCGATAAGAAGATTCCGGTTGCTGCCGGATTGGCAGGAGGCAGCAGCGATGCTGCGGCTGCACTGCGTGGATTGGACCGCCTTTGGAACCTGCATATTCCGCATGAGGATATGATGGAGCTGGGAGCTTCGATCGGATCGGATGTGCCATTCTGTATTACAGGCGGTACAGCCCTGGCTACAGGTCGCGGAGAGATCCTGACACCGCTGCAGAGTCCGCCGGATTGCTGGGTGATTCTGGCCAAGCCGCCGATCAATGTATCGACAGCGAACGTATACGGCCGTCTGCAAGCGGATCGTATAGCCCATCATCCTTCAGCAGCCAATATGCGTGCAGCGCTGGAGCAGCATTCGTTTGAACGGATCTGCAGTGAACTGGGCAATGTACTGGAAGATGTAACACTGTCGCATTATCCGGAAGTACGCCAGCTCAAACAGGCTATGATTCAGCTGGGAGCAGATGGCGTATTGATGTCGGGAAGCGGCCCTACGGTCTTTGGGCTGGTGTCCAAGGAATCCAAGGTAGCCCGCATTTATAATGGGCTGCGGGGCTTCTGTCATGAGGTCTATGCGGTCAGAATGTTAACCTGA
- the purR gene encoding pur operon repressor: MKKLKRSARLVELTQYLTSRPHTLIPLTTFADRYGAAKSSISEDLTIIKEVFEEEGVGELLTLAGAAGGVKYIPRLSREKAFSFMSDLCNQLEQPERLLPGDYIYMSDLLGQPSILNEVGKIFASVFADTPIDVIMTVETKGIPLAHATGTQLNLPVVLVRRDHQMTEGSAVSINYVSGSHKSLHTMTLSRRALKEKSRVLIIDDFMKAGGTIQGMVDLLGEFNATVAGVGVLLESGAVDTEDRLWADYVSLATLTEVDAKSKKIMVKPGNYFENEK, encoded by the coding sequence GTGAAAAAATTAAAAAGGAGTGCGCGTCTGGTTGAGTTGACCCAGTATTTGACATCCCGACCACACACGCTGATTCCGTTAACGACGTTTGCTGACCGATATGGAGCGGCCAAATCATCGATCAGTGAAGATTTAACGATCATCAAGGAAGTTTTTGAAGAAGAGGGTGTCGGAGAACTGCTGACACTGGCAGGAGCGGCAGGCGGAGTGAAGTATATCCCGCGTTTGTCGAGAGAAAAAGCTTTTTCCTTTATGAGTGACCTGTGTAATCAACTGGAACAGCCGGAACGTCTGCTGCCGGGCGATTACATCTACATGTCCGATCTGCTTGGACAGCCGTCCATTTTGAATGAGGTGGGTAAAATTTTTGCCTCCGTATTCGCGGATACGCCGATCGATGTGATCATGACTGTAGAGACCAAAGGGATTCCACTGGCACATGCGACAGGTACGCAGCTGAATCTGCCGGTTGTACTGGTACGCCGGGATCATCAGATGACCGAAGGATCGGCAGTAAGTATCAACTATGTATCCGGTTCTCACAAAAGTCTGCATACGATGACCCTGTCACGCCGTGCACTTAAAGAAAAGTCACGCGTGCTGATTATCGATGATTTTATGAAAGCCGGAGGAACGATTCAGGGTATGGTCGATCTGCTAGGCGAATTCAATGCTACAGTAGCCGGGGTCGGTGTACTGCTGGAATCAGGTGCGGTAGACACGGAAGACCGTCTCTGGGCAGATTATGTATCACTCGCTACACTGACCGAAGTCGATGCAAAAAGTAAGAAAATCATGGTGAAACCGGGTAATTACTTTGAAAATGAAAAGTAA
- the spoVG gene encoding septation regulator SpoVG, with amino-acid sequence MEITDVRLRRVNSEGRMKAIASITIDSEFVVHDIRVIDGNNGMFVAMPSKRTPDGEFRDIAHPISSSTREKIQTAVLTEYERAGLEEEVIEEGA; translated from the coding sequence ATGGAAATAACGGATGTACGACTCCGCCGGGTGAACTCCGAAGGCAGAATGAAAGCCATTGCATCTATCACAATCGACAGCGAATTTGTCGTTCACGACATTCGCGTTATCGACGGTAACAATGGCATGTTTGTCGCAATGCCAAGCAAGCGGACACCGGATGGCGAGTTCCGCGATATCGCGCATCCTATTTCTTCAAGCACTCGCGAGAAGATTCAGACAGCCGTGCTGACTGAATACGAACGTGCCGGTCTTGAAGAAGAAGTTATCGAAGAAGGCGCATAA
- the glmU gene encoding bifunctional UDP-N-acetylglucosamine diphosphorylase/glucosamine-1-phosphate N-acetyltransferase GlmU, translating into MKRMAVVLAAGKGKRMKSKLYKVLHPVCGKPMVGHVLDAVQKVNCERSVVVVGHGAEAVQSFLGDRAEYALQSEQLGTGHAVRQAEPLIGAEQGTTIVICGDTPLVTPETLENLIHQHESEGAAVTILTAVMEDPTGYGRIIRDADGSVIKIVEQKDGTPEELAVQEINTGTYCFDNSLLFSALSKVTNNNAQQEYYLPDCITILREQGKRISAYVTADISESIGVNDRVALSEAEQFMRRRLARHHMLNGVTIIDPDSTYIGADVQIGSDTVLHPGTILKGNTVIGEDCVIGPNTEIEDSRVASGTTIRQSVLSETEVGQEGMIGPFAYLRPGTVLGDQVKVGDFVELKNAKIGNGSKVPHLSYVGDAEVGSGVNIGCGAITANYDGMNKFKTIIEDDVFIGSNSNLIAPVRVGKGAYVVAGSTITNDVDANDLAIARARQENKAGYADKIRAKAKAIKEQK; encoded by the coding sequence TTGAAAAGGATGGCAGTAGTACTGGCAGCAGGTAAAGGCAAACGGATGAAATCCAAACTGTATAAAGTGCTTCATCCGGTATGTGGCAAGCCAATGGTAGGTCATGTACTGGACGCTGTGCAAAAGGTTAATTGTGAGCGTAGTGTAGTCGTGGTAGGACATGGAGCAGAAGCTGTACAATCGTTCCTGGGAGATCGCGCAGAATATGCGCTGCAAAGCGAGCAGCTGGGTACAGGGCATGCGGTTCGTCAGGCAGAGCCGCTGATTGGTGCCGAACAGGGTACAACGATCGTGATCTGTGGAGATACGCCGCTCGTTACACCGGAGACGCTGGAGAATCTGATCCACCAGCATGAATCCGAAGGCGCGGCAGTTACGATTTTGACAGCAGTAATGGAAGATCCTACAGGCTACGGCCGCATTATTCGTGATGCCGACGGCAGTGTAATCAAGATTGTAGAGCAAAAGGACGGTACACCGGAAGAACTGGCGGTACAGGAAATCAATACAGGCACCTATTGCTTTGATAACTCTCTGCTGTTCTCTGCACTGTCCAAAGTAACAAATAACAATGCACAGCAGGAGTATTATCTGCCAGACTGCATTACCATTTTACGTGAACAGGGTAAACGTATCTCCGCTTACGTAACAGCTGACATTTCCGAATCCATCGGTGTCAATGACCGTGTGGCCCTGTCGGAAGCCGAGCAGTTTATGCGCAGACGTCTTGCTCGCCATCATATGCTGAATGGCGTTACTATCATTGATCCGGATTCCACGTATATTGGTGCGGACGTACAGATCGGTTCGGATACTGTACTGCACCCGGGTACGATTCTCAAAGGAAACACTGTGATTGGTGAGGATTGCGTAATTGGTCCGAATACAGAAATCGAAGATTCCAGAGTAGCGAGTGGCACAACCATTCGTCAATCTGTATTGTCCGAGACGGAAGTTGGCCAGGAAGGCATGATTGGACCATTCGCTTACCTGCGTCCAGGTACTGTACTGGGCGACCAGGTCAAGGTCGGCGACTTTGTCGAATTGAAAAATGCCAAAATCGGCAATGGCTCCAAAGTGCCTCACCTGAGCTACGTGGGTGATGCGGAAGTCGGTTCCGGCGTTAATATCGGCTGCGGAGCAATCACAGCCAACTACGACGGAATGAACAAGTTCAAAACGATTATCGAAGACGATGTATTTATCGGTAGCAACTCCAATCTGATTGCTCCGGTTCGTGTAGGCAAAGGCGCTTATGTCGTAGCCGGCTCCACGATCACAAATGATGTGGATGCAAATGATCTGGCTATCGCTCGTGCGCGCCAGGAAAACAAGGCTGGATACGCGGACAAAATCCGTGCCAAAGCCAAAGCAATCAAGGAACAAAAGTAA
- a CDS encoding ribose-phosphate diphosphokinase: MTYCDSKLKIFTCNSNPKLAGQIADYIGIPMGESRTTSFSDGEIQVKLSESVRGCHVYIIQSTCAPVNDNLMELLVMVDALKRASAKSINVVIPYYGYARQDRKARSRDPITAKLVANLIEKAGAHRVIAMDLHAMQIQGFFDIPVDHLLGVPILAQYFRSKQIENPVVVSPDHGGVVRARKLADLLSAPLAIIDKRRPEPNVSEVMNIIGNIEGKTAILVDDIIDTAGTIVLGANALIEGGVKEVYACCTHPVLSGPAMDRLENSPLKEVIVTDTIPITHPNPTSKLKVLSVAPLMGEAIIRVHEELSISKLFEIE; encoded by the coding sequence ATGACTTATTGTGATTCCAAACTAAAGATTTTCACTTGTAATTCCAATCCCAAGTTGGCGGGTCAGATTGCCGACTATATCGGTATTCCCATGGGCGAATCCCGTACGACCAGCTTCAGTGATGGCGAAATCCAGGTGAAATTATCCGAAAGCGTCCGCGGTTGTCATGTGTATATCATCCAATCGACCTGCGCGCCGGTAAATGATAACCTGATGGAACTGCTTGTCATGGTAGACGCACTGAAACGTGCTTCGGCCAAGAGCATTAACGTCGTGATTCCTTATTACGGGTATGCACGTCAGGATCGTAAAGCACGTTCACGTGATCCGATCACAGCAAAACTGGTAGCCAACCTGATCGAAAAAGCAGGCGCTCACCGTGTTATTGCGATGGATTTGCATGCGATGCAGATTCAGGGCTTTTTCGATATTCCGGTGGATCATCTGCTGGGCGTACCGATTCTGGCTCAATATTTCCGTTCCAAGCAAATCGAGAACCCAGTTGTCGTATCTCCTGACCATGGTGGTGTAGTACGTGCACGCAAACTGGCTGATCTGCTCAGCGCACCGCTGGCAATCATCGACAAGCGTCGTCCGGAGCCCAATGTCAGCGAAGTAATGAACATTATCGGTAATATCGAAGGCAAGACTGCTATTCTGGTCGATGATATTATCGATACGGCAGGTACAATTGTACTGGGCGCGAATGCACTGATCGAAGGCGGCGTCAAAGAAGTATACGCATGCTGTACGCATCCGGTGCTGTCCGGTCCGGCGATGGATCGTCTGGAAAACTCTCCACTCAAAGAAGTGATTGTGACGGATACCATTCCGATCACGCATCCGAATCCGACGAGCAAGCTGAAAGTATTGTCGGTTGCTCCGTTGATGGGTGAAGCAATCATCCGTGTACACGAAGAACTGTCGATCAGCAAGCTGTTTGAAATCGAATAA
- the pth gene encoding aminoacyl-tRNA hydrolase, protein MKWIVGLGNPGPEYAKTRHNVGFMALDRLAERHGISISQSKSKSLIGEGHIGGVKAVLIKPMTYMNLSGEAVRSYMDYYKVALEDLIVVYDDMDTETGKIRLRYQGSAGGHNGIKSIIQHTGTQKFDRIRMGVSRPEPGYAIVDYVLAPFPKKEKELLDQMIENTCDALEFSMKHTFEQTMAKFNG, encoded by the coding sequence ATGAAATGGATTGTAGGATTGGGTAACCCTGGACCCGAATATGCCAAAACACGCCATAACGTAGGCTTCATGGCGCTGGATCGACTGGCTGAACGACACGGTATATCCATCAGTCAAAGTAAAAGCAAATCGCTGATTGGCGAAGGCCATATCGGTGGAGTCAAAGCCGTTCTGATCAAACCAATGACCTATATGAATCTGTCCGGTGAAGCGGTACGTTCCTATATGGATTATTACAAAGTCGCTCTGGAAGACCTGATCGTTGTCTATGATGATATGGATACCGAGACCGGCAAGATCCGTCTGCGTTATCAGGGCAGTGCAGGCGGTCATAACGGGATCAAGTCCATTATCCAGCATACCGGTACCCAGAAGTTCGACCGGATCCGCATGGGTGTGTCACGGCCAGAGCCTGGTTATGCGATTGTGGATTATGTACTGGCCCCTTTTCCCAAGAAAGAAAAGGAATTGCTGGATCAAATGATCGAGAATACATGCGATGCGCTCGAATTTAGTATGAAGCATACGTTTGAGCAGACCATGGCTAAGTTTAATGGATAA